CACTCTCGTCTTGAAATTTGATCTCCGTCTTTGTCGGGTGGATGTTCACATCTATAATGGAAGGGTCCACCGTGAAATAAAGGAAATACGAGGGGATCATGTCCCCGCTAATCAGTCCGGCATAGGCTTCCGTGATTGCTTTATGGAAAAAGTTATGTTTCATGAACCGGTTGTTCACGAAAAAATACTGTTCCCCGTAAGTTTTCCGGGCGTGCTGGGGGATGCACACGAAACCATTGATGGTGACGATTCCCGTTTCGCAATTAACCGGGAGTAGTTTTGTATTAATCGTTTTCCCGAAGGCATTAACGATGCGCTGACGCAAGCCGGATGCGGGCAGGTTGTATATTTCATTCCCGTTGTTGACGAGCGTGAACGCGATATCCGGGGCGGTGAGGGCTACCCGTAAGAATTCCGTGGTAATATTACGGAGTTCCGTGGTGTCCGATTTCAGAAATTTTCGCCGGGCGGGAATCGTGTAGAACAGGTTTTTAACCAGCATATTTGTTCCCCGGGAACAATTGATATTTTCCTGATTTTTTAATTCAGAATCGGCCACGAAGAGGTAGGTCCCCAGTTCATCCTCTTCCCGTTTGGTGCGTAATTCCACCTCTGCCACGGATGCAATCGATGCAAGGGCCTCTCCGCGGAATCCCATCGTGCGGATGTTGAACAAGTCCTGTGCGCAGGATATTTTGGATGTGGCATGACGTTCAAAAGCCATGCGGGAATCTCTCGGGGACATTCCTTTCCCGTCGTCAATGACCTGGATGAATCCTTTGCCTGCGTTCTTTAGGATAACTTGTACTTTTGTTGCCCCGGCATCAAGGGCATTTTCCATTAATTCCTTCACCACGGAGGCCGGACGTTGTACGACCTCTCCTGCCGCAATCTGGTTCGCTACCGAGTCGGGTAATAATTGAATTACGTCTGCCATACCGGAATCCTTAGAATAATTTCATGATAAGATCAATCTTGTAAGTCGCCAAATAAAAGATCGCAATCAATATAATGATAAGTATCATAAAGAGACGGGTTGCGTAACCAAGGCGCAATCCACCACGTTCACTTTTACGTTTAGCATACTCCTTTTGCAATCCGGCTCTGACATCGGGGATATATTCATCTCCTTCTTCCGGCAGACCCAGTTCTGTGCGAATGCGTTTCTCTCGTTCTTTTCTGGCTTCGGCCTCCGGGTCCCAATAGCGGGGTTTCGGGTTGAAACGGCGATATTCCGGTTGTTTAAATAGTCCCATGATTTCTATTCCTTAGCACGTTAAATCTTTAATTGTTCGTTTTCGTTTTCTTCGATGTCTTGCCAAAACTACGGGCAATCCATTTCGGTACGATAAATGCCCCGATAAACAGGTAAGGGTAGTAGCTGATGAGCCTCCATAAAATGGCCATCGCTATGGCAACCCCGGCGCTCGGAAGAAATTCTCCGAGGTACTTGGAGAAGACAAATTCCGCAAAACCGCTACCACCTGGAGTCGGGCTTACCAGCATCATGATCCACATGACGAGTTGTCGTGCAAAGATAAGAAAATGTTGCGCCCAATCATAACGTCCGAACCAAAA
The window above is part of the Butyricimonas paravirosa genome. Proteins encoded here:
- the mutL gene encoding DNA mismatch repair endonuclease MutL encodes the protein MADVIQLLPDSVANQIAAGEVVQRPASVVKELMENALDAGATKVQVILKNAGKGFIQVIDDGKGMSPRDSRMAFERHATSKISCAQDLFNIRTMGFRGEALASIASVAEVELRTKREEDELGTYLFVADSELKNQENINCSRGTNMLVKNLFYTIPARRKFLKSDTTELRNITTEFLRVALTAPDIAFTLVNNGNEIYNLPASGLRQRIVNAFGKTINTKLLPVNCETGIVTINGFVCIPQHARKTYGEQYFFVNNRFMKHNFFHKAITEAYAGLISGDMIPSYFLYFTVDPSIIDVNIHPTKTEIKFQDESAIFQIILASVKEALGKFNVTPTIDFDTEDKVDFTVPDSPILPKVPKVSYNPHYNPFNYSTSISKEDSNFEQSGGNSSRQNFEPRHKEKVPANWDALFAGLEDKTEEVQTEIPEMAEKQEDHEGIISFVQMKGRFIVTPVHSGLMFIDQKRAHERVLYERYLETLSHQQICGQKSLFPETLELSAEDFLLVKEIMDDLAMLGFELGEFGKNCYAIYATPSDLSTSRGKEVLISLIEHYKNTEGSIRDKMRERIALSLAKAASLDYNTPLDRQEMSNLFDNLFACQHPNYTADGKTIIHILKNEDVTQWFK